One segment of Clostridium ljungdahlii DSM 13528 DNA contains the following:
- a CDS encoding glycosyltransferase, with the protein MLTLCMIVKNEEENLKNCLSKIANFVDEIVIVDTGSKDSTKSIALEFTDKIYDFKWCSDFSKARNFSISKALNDWILILDADEFVTQFSTYNIDRFINNSSNKNKVGRIQRINIMEDSSGNKKYIERVNRLFNKNYFHYEGIIHEQITALDGKTYETDMLDITAEHVGYTKEVLKRTDKLKRNIDLLEIAVKSNAEDPYLYFQLGKSYYMLTDYKTSVLYFEKALSFNLDFRLEYVEDLVETYGYSLINSNRYSEALILEKCIEIYSKSADFHFLMGLIYMNNAKFTQAIESFLECTRFPYAKVEGITTYISYYNIGVIYEVLGFREKAIEYYNMCGNYEQARNRLKVL; encoded by the coding sequence ATGTTAACTTTATGTATGATAGTTAAGAATGAAGAAGAAAATTTAAAAAATTGTTTATCAAAAATAGCTAATTTTGTGGATGAGATAGTTATTGTAGATACTGGATCAAAAGACAGTACAAAGTCTATTGCTTTAGAGTTTACAGATAAAATTTATGATTTTAAGTGGTGCAGTGATTTTTCCAAAGCTAGAAATTTTTCTATATCAAAAGCGTTAAATGATTGGATACTTATTTTAGATGCAGATGAGTTTGTAACACAGTTCTCTACATATAATATAGATAGATTTATAAACAATTCTTCAAATAAAAATAAAGTGGGTAGGATTCAGAGAATTAATATAATGGAGGATTCGAGTGGAAATAAGAAATATATAGAAAGGGTAAATAGACTTTTTAATAAAAACTATTTTCACTATGAAGGAATAATTCATGAACAGATTACAGCCTTAGATGGTAAAACTTATGAAACAGATATGCTAGATATAACTGCAGAGCATGTAGGCTATACAAAGGAAGTATTAAAAAGAACAGATAAACTTAAAAGAAATATAGATTTATTGGAAATAGCAGTGAAAAGTAACGCAGAAGATCCTTATCTTTATTTTCAACTAGGTAAGTCCTATTATATGCTGACGGATTACAAAACTTCTGTATTATATTTTGAAAAGGCTTTATCTTTTAATTTAGATTTTAGACTGGAGTATGTTGAGGATCTGGTAGAGACTTATGGATATTCTCTAATTAATAGCAATAGGTATTCAGAGGCACTTATTTTAGAAAAATGTATTGAGATTTACTCAAAGTCTGCTGATTTTCATTTCCTTATGGGACTAATATATATGAATAATGCTAAATTCACACAGGCAATAGAAAGCTTTTTAGAGTGTACCAGGTTTCCATATGCTAAGGTGGAAGGAATAACTACATATATTTCGTATTATAATATAGGGGTTATTTATGAAGTGCTTGGTTTTAGAGAAAAAGCTATAGAATATTATAATATGTGTGGTAACTATGAGCAGGCAAGAAACAGGCTTAAGGTGCTTTAG
- a CDS encoding nucleotidyltransferase family protein: MIDDKLKIELETIFSKYAEIEKVLLFGSRARGDNRYNSDIDLCIFGEGVTHLILAKINMDVNELNTCLSFDILSINELSKKELIDNILKEGVVIYNEEIR, encoded by the coding sequence GTGATAGATGATAAATTGAAAATTGAGTTAGAAACAATTTTTAGCAAATATGCAGAAATTGAAAAAGTTTTATTATTTGGGTCACGAGCTAGAGGAGATAATAGGTACAATTCCGATATAGATTTATGCATATTTGGAGAAGGTGTAACTCATTTAATTTTAGCAAAAATAAATATGGATGTAAATGAATTAAATACATGCCTAAGCTTTGATATATTATCCATTAATGAGCTTAGCAAAAAAGAATTAATAGATAATATATTAAAAGAAGGTGTTGTTATATATAATGAAGAGATTAGATGA
- a CDS encoding nucleotidyltransferase substrate binding protein — protein MKRLDERIYDFINALSRLREALEKDITDDIIVDGIIQRFEFTFEQSWKVMKLYLEDQGILDEALAPRSTIRVAFKHKIISNGDLWIEMMLDRNRTSHMYDETTAKNIVERIKKVYINEFNDLEKFLKE, from the coding sequence ATGAAGAGATTAGATGAAAGAATATATGATTTTATAAATGCCTTGAGTAGATTAAGAGAAGCCTTAGAAAAAGATATTACAGATGATATAATAGTAGATGGTATTATTCAGAGATTTGAATTTACATTTGAGCAAAGTTGGAAGGTTATGAAGCTTTATCTAGAGGATCAAGGAATATTGGATGAAGCTTTAGCACCAAGAAGCACTATAAGAGTGGCTTTTAAGCATAAAATAATATCTAATGGAGACTTATGGATTGAGATGATGTTAGATAGAAATAGAACATCTCATATGTATGATGAAACAACTGCTAAAAATATAGTTGAAAGAATCAAAAAAGTGTATATTAATGAATTTAATGATTTGGAGAAATTCTTAAAAGAGTAG